The Anopheles coluzzii chromosome 2, AcolN3, whole genome shotgun sequence genome window below encodes:
- the LOC120948468 gene encoding uncharacterized protein LOC120948468 isoform X8, translated as MHQHTRKSSPAVAIRHSSTTEVRRPLPAQHRPRRHCFHRINVDIEVLFVDNRLVLGSTVSLNGISWANGTTMDPTNPSATGTASGGAILPTCSTISSASSQMHQHHHHPNPAATPFGAIGGAASGHGATGSGSGGGVGEHASSLLSPTLLSPGTNTGTASIATSRDEEDDSSNQASSGSKGSGQRTKSNQRWMKLRTTVQISSAMQKKPPLKREDSFLKRFSTRQIPEAQETVEDTGSEGATDAEKTVRRRRRFAKIPRTVVNPDENFYFYWLMLVTISILYNLWTLIVRQSFPELQSNASRFWLSCDCFTDIVFIFDVAVQLRTGYLEQGLMVYDSRKLAGHYLRSRAFLLDLAALVPLDILQFRLGSQPMLRFPRFFKVYRAVKYYYIVESRTVWPNLWRVVNLIHILLILAHWFGCFYFLLSEAEGFQGDWVYPYRPGDYATLTRKYLGSLYWSTLTLTTIGDLPTPETNAEPSQSADGPRSLPRRGLKSRLLQFNSSRGYVFTIVSYLIGVFIFATIVGQVGNVITNRNANRLEFERLLDGAKTYMRHHKVPGGMKRRVLRWYDYSWSRGRIQGGGDINTALGLLPDKLKTELALHVNLSVLKKVTIFQECQPEFLHDLVLKMKAYIFTPGDSICRKGEVAREMFIIADGILEVLSETGKVLTTMKAGDFFGEIGILNLDGLNKRTADVRSVGYSELFSLSREDVLTAMKDYPEAQEILQTLGRKRLMEVRCVNKKHANKHAAKEHAGDRSSNTHNNQGDSSDNSASKRIVDKLRSDVKGLKNVLRKSRTGTTRRSNESIEMQPLHGNATSGGGSGGAGSGGSAGSGGSKTSKTMLKRMPRVKSDDIHTEDEGKDNDKVPSPIGAGLPLLQRLRLLKEKQLQVTSNQTSSSPSIVQSMSPTSPTVKAPPSPILNTTGVAGHHAKPTMRVSFKERLRQLHHQDSKHHGESKPSSVPVTIHETTDMKQHLLPIVPSPGSKAQPIQQQHHQQQSHHPSKPSTAQSLKDKIRSLGHLKADDQLKPWSKLKLATVVSLGGSYTSLNNAASEESPILKQSKRSRLKTSIPADLNLNSLVSMTPPPISSAPPTTCAPPSSFLPNKILSCAAGEAASVSDSEVASGSRTQRTTGDQGGARAVPARVRMKPKPIKLESTEPKSYLSIDDLSPEYCGLPFVKKLKILNERQKLAELESAIKTRSLSLDCTDSNTSTASTHDLLDQLTRSQSEGSGMAHTVRSKSESPKRSDSNGLLPLSPESNETLERRQLKSILKKLSEDKAALEQRPNRENLKKLMRAQTVEGYVARHSKFTKSVTFHRNTLSSPPSSAAQCDPIEERSLFPLLSAQTATGIVPGVPHSVAAAPLATSHVDERLSAVATASIEQEHERYYQVLHEEHHHHEEHHHRAEHRQFHRGVSPTGLPGPTIGDDDTRNALAVISNGDAHRGFPYDPHAEQEMDLVPGDGADPVTRSSLSALASQRKLIKGSLEEQEFFGEVLLGIKQVIQSHMKDIQVKFQDEFFNLEQEVKKRDDIISKLQNRILELEAEHHGLVGLQVQLPPEQGDMSYRKSGSSGSGSTGSSNELPFMRGDSLDTIFASSPHSDSDAPRQPKTRSRKPRTSPRHRQLRNRPNWDESTDQESFDRKDSPPIGPRPPPGGNGAPAGGSSTGPPPPVPPRRMSATATSTTTAVTMSATTDRIRSPYRDLVISELTGNIVSDSVIVNIEATSSSQSESQSENDQPYGEEEEEEDEQGEARQLMRHRRSRSRETDDDDNDGADEECDDEAVFGEELEGELEQEEEEEEEEAGNEEEDQEEEEQAEEEEEEEEEEEELNHNDWEVRMLAAELKKRESISTDFPADLEGGDGLVRRRSHRKRSDTDTDGSEGTERDAFGRPRASSLDQHNLQRRAAFGRAGRAPTIAGPPSAGPSAPRSRGGIFKALSFDRDKDRL; from the exons CAGGATAAATGTTGACATTGAGGTGTTATTTGTTGATAACCGTCTGGTGTTAGGCTCGACGGTCAGCTTGAACGGGATTTCCTGGGCAAACGGTACGACG ATGGACCCGACGAATCCGAGTGCAACAGGGACAGCATCCGGAGGGGCAATACTACCAACATGTTCGACCATATCGTCCGCCAGCTCGCAGATGcatcagcaccatcatcacccgAACCCGGCGGCCACACCGTTCGGTGCGATCGGCGGTGCTGCATCCGGTCACGGGGCCACCGGAAGTGGATCCGGAGGCGGCGTCGGCGAGCATGCGTCCAGCCTGCTGAGCCCGACGCTGCTGTCCCCGGGGACAAACACCGGCACCGCCTCAATAGCGACCTCGCGTGACGAGGAGGATGACTCGAGCAATCAGGCCTCCTCCGGCAGCAAGGGTTCCGGCCAGCG GACGAAGTCAAACCAGCGATGGATGAAGTTGCGCACGACGGTACAAATATCCTCTGCCATGCAGAAGAAACCACCTCTCAAGCGAGAGGATTCCTTTCTAAAACGCTTTTCCACGCGCCAGATACCGGAAGCTCAG GAAACGGTGGAAGATACCGGCTCCGAGGGTGCGACCGATGCCGAGAAAACAGTCCGACGGAGGCGTCGGTTTGCCAAAATCCCGCGCACGGTCGTGAACCCGGACGAGAACTTCTACTTCTACTGGTTGATGCTCGTCACGATCAGCATACTGTACAACCTCTGGACGCTAATCGTGCGCCAGAGCTTCCCGGAGCTGCAGAGTAATGCGAGCCGCTTCTGGCTGTCCTGTGATTGCTTCACCGATATAGTATTCATCTTCGATGTGGCGGTACAGCTGCGCACCGGCTACCTGGAGCAAGGTCTGATG GTGTACGACTCGCGGAAGCTGGCTGGCCACTATCTCCGATCCCGTGCTTTCCTCCTAGATTTGGCGGCACTAGTACCGCTAGATATTCTACAGTTCCGGCTCGGTAGTCAGCCGATGTTACGATTTCCGCGGTTTTTCAAA GTCTATCGAGCGGTCAAGTATTACTACATCGTAGAGAGTCGCACCGTGTGGCCTAACCTATGGCGCGTCGTGAACCTCATACACATCCTGCTAATATTGGCCCACTGGTTCGGATGCTTCTACTTCCTGCTGTCCGAGGCCGAGGGCTTCCAG GGCGACTGGGTGTATCCGTATCGGCCCGGCGATTATGCCACGCTCACGCGCAAGTACCTCGGCAGCCTGTACTGGTCGACGCTGACGCTAACCACCATCGGGGACCTACCGACGCCGGAAACGAATGCCGA ACCGTCACAATCGGCGGACGGCCCTAGATCACTTCCCAGGCGCGGCCTCAAGTCCAGACTGCTGCAGTTCAACTCATCCCGCGG GTACGTGTTCACCATCGTCAGCTACCTGATTGGTGTCTTCATCTTTGCCACGATCGTCGGCCAGGTGGGCAATGTTATTACGAACCGCAATGCCAACCGTCTCGAGTTCGAGCGACTTCTGGACGGTGCAAAGACGTACATGCGGCACCACAAG GTACCGGGTGGAATGAAGCGGCGCGTACTCCGGTGGTACGATTACAGCTGGTCACGCGGCCGAATACAGGGCGGCGGAGACATCAACACCGCACTCGGGCTGCTGCCGGACAAGCTTAAAACCGAACTGGCCTTACATGTCAATTTGAGCGTGCTGAAAAAGGTGACAATATTTCAAGAGTGCCAGCCGGAGTTTCTGCACGACCTGGTGCTGAAAATGAAGGCCTACATCTTTACGCCGGGCGACTCGATCTGCCGGAAGGGTGAGGTCGCCCGGGAGATGTTCATCATCGCCGACGGCATCCTGGAGGTGCTGAGCGAAACTGGCAAGGTGCTGACCACGATGAAGGCGGGTGACTTTTTCGGCGAGATCGGCATCCTCAACCTGGACGGGTTGAACAA ACGAACAGCCGATGTGCGCTCGGTCGGCTATTCGGAGCTGTTCTCGCTGTCCCGCGAAGACGTCCTGACTGCGATGAAGGACTACCCGGAAGCACAAGAGATCCTGCAGACGCTGGGTCGGAAAAGACTGATGGAGGTGCGCTGCGTCAACAAGAAGCACGCCAACAAGCACGCCGCTAAGGAACACGCCGGTGATCGTAGCTCAAATACCCACAATAACCAAGGTGATAGTAGTGATAATAGTGCCTCAAAACGTATCGTAGATAAGCTTAGGAGTGATGTTAAGGGACTGAAGAATGTGCTGCGCAAGTCCAG GACGGGAACAACTAGACGCAGCAATGAGTCGATCGAGATGCAGCCACTGCACGGGAACGCGACCTCGGGCGGAGGATCGGGCGGTGCGGGCAGTGGCGGCAGTGCCGGAAGCGGAGGCAGCAAAACGTCCAAAACGATGCTGAAGCGCATGCCGCGCGTCAAGTCGGACGACATACACACGGAGGACGAGGGCAAGGACAATGACAAGGTGCCGAGCCCGATCGGTGCCGGGCTTCCACTGCTGCAACGTCTCCGGCTGCTTAAGGAGAAACAA CTGCAAGTGACATCGAACCAAACATCAAGCTCACCATCGATCGTACAAAGCATGAGTCCGACGTCCCCGACGGTGAAGGCACCGCCGAGTCCGATCTTAAACACGACGGGTGTGGCAGGACATCACGCCAAACCGACGATGCGCGTGTCGTTTAAGGAGCGCCTTCGCCAACTGCACCATCAAGACTCCAAGCATCACGGCGAATCGAAGCCCTCCTCCGTACCGGTCACGATACACGAGACCACCGACATGAAACAGCACCTGCTGCCGATTGTACCATCGCCCGGCAGTAAAGCGCAGCcgatacagcagcagcatcatcaacaacaatcgcACCATCCCAGCAAGCCGTCCACCGCGCAGTCCCTGAAGGATAAGATACGCTCGCTGGGCCACCTGAAGGCGGACGATCAGCTGAAACCGTGGTCCAAGCTGAAGCTGGCAACGGTGGTCAGTCTCGGCGGAAGCTACACCAGTCTCAACAATGCCGCGTCCGAGGAGTCACCCATTCTGAAGCAATCCAAGCGCAGCCGGCTCAAAACTTCCATCCCTGCCGATCTCAATCTGAACTCGCTGGTCTCGATGACGCCACCGCCCATTTCTTCTGCCCCACCGACCACGTGTGCTCCACCGTCGTCCTTTCTGCCGAATAAGATCCTATCCTGTGCGGCGGGCGAAGCAGCCTCGGTCAGCGACAGCGAGGTAGCCAGTGGTAGCCGGACGCAACGGACCACTGGCGACCAAGGGGGCGCCCGTGCCGTACCGGCGCGCGTGCGCATGAAACCGAAACCCATCAAGCTGGAGTCCACCGAACCCAAGAGCTACCTGTCGATCGACGACCTGTCGCCCGAATATTGCGGCCTGCCCTTCGTCAAGAAGCTGAAGATCCTGAACGAGCGCCAGAAGCTGGCCGAACTGGAGTCGGCAATCAAGACGCGCAGCCTCAGCCTGGACTGTACCGATTCGAACACCAGCACCGCCAGCACGCATGACCTGCTCGACCAGCTGACGCGCAGCCAGAGCGAGGGCTCCGGCATGGCGCACACGGTCCGCTCCAAGAGCGAGTCGCCGAAGCGCTCCGACTCGAACGGGCTGTTACCGCTCAGCCCCGAGTCGAACGAAACGCTCGAGCGGCGCCAGCTGAAGAGCATACTGAAGAAGCTGTCCGAGGATAAGGCCGCGCTAGAACAGCGCCCGAACCGCGAGAACCTCAAGAAGCTGATGCGAGCGCAAACGGTCGAAGGGTACGTTGCCAGACACAGCAAATTCACCAAAAGCGTCACCTTCCATAGGAACACACTCTCTAGCCCTCCCAGCAGTGCTGCCCAGTGTGACCCTATTGAAGAACGTAGTCTTTTTCCCCTTCTTAGCGCACAAACGGCCACCGGCATCGTGCCGGGCGTGCCACATTCCGTAGCGGCGGCCCCGTTGGCCACGTCGCACGTCGACGAGCGTCTGTCGGCGGTGGCCACCGCGTCCATCGAACAGGAGCACGAACGCTACTACCAGGTGCTGCACGAggagcaccaccaccacgaggAGCACCATCACCGCGCGGAGCACCGTCAGTTTCACCGCGGGGTGTCACCGACGGGGCTCCCAGGCCCGACGATCGGTGACGACGATACGCGCAACGCCCTGGCGGTCATCAGCAATGGTGACGCACACCGGGGCTTCCCCTACGATCCGCACGCCGAACAGGAGATGGATCTAGTGCCGGGGGACGGTGCGGATCCGGTGACCAGATCGTCCCTCTCCGCCCTAGCCAGCCAGCGCAAGTTGATCAAAG GTTCGCTGGAGGAGCAGGAGTTTTTCGGCGAAGTGCTGCTGGGCATCAAGCAGGTCATCCAGTCGCACATGAAGGACATACAGGTGAAGTTTCAGGACGAGTTCTTCAATCTGGAGCAGGAGGTGAAGAAGCGGGACGACATCATATCAAAGCTGCAGAATCGCATCCTGGAGCTGGAGGCGGAGCACCACGGTCTGGTGGGACTGCAGGTACAGTTGCCCCCGGAGCAGGGCGACATGTCTTACCGCAAGTCCGGTTCGTCCGGATCGGGCAGCACGGGATCGTCCAACGAGCTACCGTTTATG CGCGGTGACTCACTGGATACCATCTTCGCTTCCTCCCCGCACTCCGACTCGGACGCCCCGCGGCAACCAAAAACACGCAGCAGAAAGCCGCGCACATCGCCCCGCCACCGCCAGCTACGCAACCGTCCCAACTGGGACGAGTCAACCGATCAGGAGAGCTTCGATCGGAAAGACTCACCACCGATCGGTCCACGCCCGCCGCCCGGTGGCAACGGTGCACCGGCCGGCGGATCTTCCACTGGACCTCCACCCCCCGTACCGCCGAGACGAATGTCGGCAACGGctacctccaccaccaccgccgttACCATGTCCGCTACGACGGACCGTATCCGCAGCCCGTACCGCGATCTGGTCATTTCGGAGCTCACCGGGAACATCGTTTCCGACAGCGTGATTGTAAACATTGAGGCCACGTCCAGCTCGCAGTCGGAATCGCAGTCCGAAAACGATCAGCCTTACggggaggaagaagaggaagaggacgaGCAGGGCGAGGCGAGGCAGCTAATGCGGCATCGGCGCTCCCGGAGCCGCGAAACCGACGATGACGACAACGATGGTGCGGATGAGGAGTGCGACGATGAGGCAGTATTTGGCGAAGAGCTCGAGGGAGAGCTTGagcaggaagaggaggaagaggaggaagaggcaGGCAATGAGGAGGAAGACcaagaagaggaagaacaggcagaggaggaagaggaggaggaggaggaggaggaagagctCAATCACAACGACTGGGAGGTGCGAATGCTGGCGGCGGAGCTGAAGAAGCGCGAAAGCATCAGCACCGACTTCCCGGCCGATCTGGAGGGTGGCGACGGGTTGGTGCGCCGTCGCAGCCACCGCAAGCGCAGCGACACGGACACGGACGGTAGCGAGGGAACGGAGCGGGACGCGTTCGGGCGGCCGCGAGCCTCCAGCCTCGATCAGCACAATCTGCAGCGGCGGGCCGCCTTTGGGCGGGCGGGCCGAGCCCCGACCATAGCGGGCCCACCGTCGGCCGGCCCCAGTGCGCCCCGGTCGCGGGGCGGTATCTTTAAGGCCTTGAGCTTCGACCGGGACAAAGATCGTCTCTGA